From a region of the Phaseolus vulgaris cultivar G19833 chromosome 6, P. vulgaris v2.0, whole genome shotgun sequence genome:
- the LOC137831309 gene encoding uncharacterized protein has protein sequence MDSPQSVVSPFRSSVLGEGEKHKSEVFSGNSSPLSKDIEVNGKEVVMSNVDECLGVLDVYIHQARDIQNICIYHKQDVYARICLTSNPENTVSTKTINGGGRNPVFNENLQVNVGTVDASLKCEIWMLSRVKNYLEDQLLGFALVPLSEVLVQNGKLEKEYSLSSTDLFHSPSGFVQLTLSYTGASPDVMAISAMPSKVATDAPVQDSETSESLARDMDKIEFPDPKIANEDHLMVSEYFGIPCEETQCSDSLATSDAENRSCEAGVRLVESFSACSGESVQPPKVDSPPSSVSTNGVSSPSVPASSESSDAAASKSPVQEQVSGTKKDKNVDAKDGDSDSSTWVPDDSFPKPVVSVNIEPEPKVVQQDIVDMYMKSMQQFTESLAKMKLPMDFENEPTSSGNSTTEQKLQPSKSNNSRVFYGSRAFF, from the coding sequence ATGGATTCCCCACAATCTGTTGTGTCACCCTTCAGGAGCTCAGTTTTGGGTGAGGGTGAGAAGCACAAGTCTGAAGTTTTCTCGGGAAACTCTAGTCCCTTGTCCAAGGACATTGAAGTGAATGGGAAGGAAGTTGTCATGTCAAATGTAGATGAGTGTCTTGGAGTGCTTGATGTTTACATACATCAGGCCAGGGACATTCAGAACATTTGCATATACCACAAGCAAGATGTTTACGCTAGGATTTGCCTGACCAGTAATCCTGAGAACACTGTGTCTACCAAAACCATCAATGGAGGAGGAAGGAACCCTGTGTTTAATGAGAATCTTCAAGTCAATGTTGGAACTGTTGATGCTTCTCTCAAGTGTGAGATATGGATGCTTAGCAGGGTGAAGAATTATCTGGAAGACCAGCTGCTTGGTTTTGCTTTGGTGCCTTTGTCTGAAGTTCTAGTCCAGAATGGGAAACTGGAGAAAGAGTACTCTCTTTCCTCAACCGATCTATTCCATTCTCCTTCGGGTTTTGTTCAGTTGACACTTTCTTACACTGGTGCTTCACCTGATGTTATGGCAATTTCTGCAATGCCAAGCAAGGTGGCCACAGATGCCCCTGTGCAGGATTCTGAAACATCCGAATCTCTGGCCCGGGATATGGACAAAATTGAGTTCCCGGATCCGAAGATTGCGAATGAAGACCACTTGATGGTTTCAGAATACTTTGGCATTCCATGTGAGGAGACTCAGTGCTCTGATAGCCTGGCTACTTCTGATGCCGAAAATCGTAGTTGTGAAGCCGGTGTTCGCCTTGTGGAAAGCTTCTCAGCATGCAGTGGTGAGTCTGTTCAGCCACCTAAGGTTGATTCCCCACCCAGCAGTGTGTCAACAAATGGGGTTTCTTCCCCTTCCGTGCCTGCAAGCTCAGAATCATCTGATGCTGCTGCTTCTAAGTCTCCCGTTCAGGAGCAAGTTTCAGGCACCAAAAAGGACAAAAATGTGGATGCCAAAGATGGTGACAGTGATTCTTCTACTTGGGTTCCTGATGACTCATTCCCTAAGCCTGTTGTGTCTGTGAACATTGAGCCTGAGCCAAAGGTGGTGCAGCAGGATATAGTGGACATGTACATGAAAAGCATGCAGCAATTCACTGAGTCACTAGCAAAAATGAAGCTCCCTATGGACTTCGAAAATGAACCGACTAGTTCAGGAAATTCAACCACTGAGCAAAAGCTACAGCCTTCAAAGAGCAATAATTCCCGTGTGTTTTATGGTAGCAGAGCTTTCTTCTGA
- the LOC137833457 gene encoding protein TORNADO 1-like — MRFIESTISRILDFLDFSPLVLQVHLHNRIKAVKDQHGATYSLEKYLISISINGIYIRVELGGQLGYYIDVLACSTKNLTETLRVIHQIVIPAIQSVCHGITLTENVLRPECVRKLTPPRYRKTQFASLQQLKEALLSLPAESMYDYQHTWSPVLDSGRPILQDGFDFARDLLSDDDFREVLHRRYNDLYSLAQELQVPPENNPEGQGQSITLRDEAARVEPTFGGIAKGVEEVLQRLKIIEQEIRDLKQEIQGLRYYEHRLLLELHRKVNHLATFNVQVEERKVPNMIYFVRTENYTRRLVTTMLSGMNALRLHMLCEFRGQMHVVEDQMGCEIMQVDNAAVKSLAPYMKKFMTLVTLALKIGAHLAAGMGQMIPDLSKEVAHLAGSSVLCGAAGASAAGVLGAAAMGRRNRSMEGSRDIQQDLRAAQQWVVDFLRERNCSSGKDIAEKFGLWRVRYRDNGQIAWICRRHIYARSAEINEVPI, encoded by the exons ATGAGGTTCATAGAAT CTACAATATCTAGGATTTTGgattttcttgatttttctccTTTGGTGTTGCAGGTGCACCTTCACAATAGAATAAAGGCTGTCAAGGATCAGCATGGTGCAACTTACAGTCTTGAGAAGTACCTTATTTCAATCAGCATTAATGGAATCTACATAAGAGTAGAACTTGGGGGACAGTTGGGTTACTATATTGATGTCCTAGCATGCTCCACCAAAAACTTGACAGAAACTTTAAGAGTCATTCATCAAATTGTAATCCCCGCAATCCAAAGTGTTTGCCATGGGATCACCTTGACTGAGAATGTGTTAAGACCTGAATGTGTGAGAAAACTGACACCTCCTAGATACAGAAAAACTCAATTTGCTTCTCTGCAGCAACTGAAAGAAGCACTACTTTCACTTCCAGCAGAAAGCATGTATGATTATCAACACACATGGAGTCCAGTCCTAGACTCTGGTAGGCCTATTCTCCAAGATGGATTTGATTTTGCAAGAGACCTTTTATCAGATGATGACTTCCGGGAAGTGTTGCATCGAAGGTATAACGACCTTTACAGTCTTGCACAAGAACTGCAAGTTCCTCCTGAAAATAACCCTGAAGGGCAAGGTCAATCTATAACCTTAAGAGATGAAGCTGCAAGGGTTGAACCAACCTTTGGTGGCATTGCAAAAGGGGTTGAAGAAGTTTTGCAAAGACTCAAGATTATTGAGCAAGAAATCAGAGACTTGAAACAGGAAATCCAGGGGCTGAGATATTATGAACATAGACTTCTCCTTGAGCTTCATCGCAAAGTGAACCACCTTGCAACCTTCAATGTCCAGGTTGAGGAGAGGAAAGTCCCCAACATGATATATTTTGTTAGGACAGAAAACTACACAAGGAGACTGGTCACCACCATGCTTTCTGGCATGAATGCTCTTCGGCTTCACATGTTATGCGAGTTCCGGGGACAAATGCATGTTGTTGAAGATCAGATGGGATGTGAAATCATGCAAGTTGATAATGCTGCTGTGAAGTCTTTGGCTCCATACATGAAGAAGTTCATGACATTGGTAACTTTAGCTCTTAAAATAGGAGCTCACCTTGCTGCTGGAATGGGGCAAATGATACCTGACTTGAGTAAGGAGGTGGCTCACTTGGCTGGCTCTTCAGTTCTCTGTGGTGCAGCTGGGGCAAGTGCAGCTGGCGTTTTAGGTGCTGCTGCTATGGGTCGTAGAAACAGGTCCATGGAAGGTTCAAGGGACATTCAACAAGACTTAAGAGCAGCACAGCAATGGGTGGTTGATTTCTTGAGGGAGAGGAATTGTTCCTCAGGGAAGGATATTGCAGAAAAGTTTGGACTGTGGCGAGTCAGGTACAGGGACAACGGTCAAATAGCATGGATCTGCAGGAGGCACATCTATGCAAGATCTGCAGAGATAAATGAAGTACCAATTTGA
- the LOC137831308 gene encoding protein TORNADO 1-like: MASNQILRELQWAQQAIKSEGLNLHSISFYLSQPTSGCYQETENSISINISKEELPFFSPLLTTLAAPGKHNSSLRNLEFHKVEWDSKQVRHLGTLLGNNQNVQHLVFRRNRFNGKSLSDLSDILKANKGIKEIMLSESGIGSVGAGLIASALRVNDSLEELQIWEDSIGSRGAEELSKMIEVNSTLKLLTIFDSNAITATPLISAVLARNRRMEVHVWSGENREKSSKVVEFEPENSTLRIYKLNLSGTCRVTCSLGMNFTVKSLDMTGVRLKSRCAKEFRLVLEQNQSLKEVNLSRTCLKDKGIVYIAAGLFKNRTLQTLHLNGNWFSGMGVEHLLCPLSRFSALQRQANITLTCITFGGERTRIGRDGLAAVIQFLITNETVRQLRIHDDESLRSDDFVKIFRSLEKNASLKCLSLQGCKRVEGEILLKTIMETLQINPWIEDIDLSRTPLQNSGRTQRIYQRLGQNEKTEPDMDSVKDMPLAEPKSCRVFFCGQECAGKTALCHSISQNFSASALPYLDQVRTIVNPVELAVKSVGMKIKTFKDEDTTISIWNLAGHHEFISLHDLMFPGHGSASFFIIISSLFRKPSNKEPKSSTEIEDDLQYWLRFIVSNSKRAIQQCMLPSVAIVLTHSDKINQPSQNLQSTVESIQRLRDKFQGFVDFYPTVFTVDARSSASVSKLTHHIRTTSKTILQRVPRVYQLCNDLIQILSDWRSENYNKPAMKWKEFGELCQLKVPPLRIRSRHDNKEKVEMKRRAIATCLHHIGEVIYFDELDFLILDFEWFCGEVLGQLIKLNVRKQHSSENNGFISRKELEKILRGSLQSPIPGMGSKVFENLDASDLVRMMLKLELCYEEDPSDPNSLLLIPSILEEGRGKPQRWQLSMPDCVYAGRHLECDDSSHMFLTPGFFPRLQERVALPHLFFISFPVSNCFLQLLFPEIIPFT, from the exons ATGGCATCAAACCAGATCCTGAGAGAACTACAATGGGCTCAGCAAGCCATCAAATCAGAGGGCCTAAATCTGCACAGTATTTCCTTCTACCTCTCCCAACCAACTTCAGGTTGTTATCAAGAAACAGAAAACTCCATAAGCATAAACATTTCCAAGGAAGAGCTTCCATTCTTTTCCCCCCTCTTGACAACTCTAGCAGCACCAGGGAAACACAACTCCTCCTTGAGAAACTTGGAGTTCCACAAAGTTGAATGGGACTCAAAACAGGTAAGACATCTTGGCACTTTGCTGGGGAATAACCAAAATGTACAACATTTGGTTTTTAGAAGAAACAGGTTCAATGGAAAAAGCCTCTCAGACCTTTCTGACATTCTGAAGGCAAATAAAGGGATCAAAGAGATCATGCTTTCAGAATCAGGCATAGGGTCTGTTGGAGCGGGACTCATTGCTTCTGCTCTTAGGGTGAATGACAGTTTGGAGGAGCTGCAGATATGGGAAGACTCAATAGGGTCAAGAGGTGCTGAGGAGCTTTCGAAGATGATTGAAGTTAACTCAACACTAAAACTGTTGACAATTTTTGACTCAAATGCCATCACAGCTACACCTCTTATATCTGCAGTTTTGGCAAGGAACAGAAGAATGGAAGTTCATGTTTGGAGTGGGGAGAATAGGGAAAAGAGTTCCAAGGTGGTTGAGTTTGAACCTGAGAACAGCACGCTTAGAATTTACAAGCTTAACCTCTCAGGGACTTGTAGAGTTACCTGCTCTTTAGGCATGAACTTCACTGTGAAGTCCCTTGACATGACCGGAGTAAGGCTAAAATCCCGGTGTGCCAAGGAATTTAGGTTGGTTTTGGAACAAAACCAGAGCCTCAAAGAGGTAAACTTGTCTAGAACATGCCTTAAAGACAAGGGCATTGTGTATATTGCAGCAGGCCTCTTCAAGAACAGAACCCTGCAAACCTTACACCTGAATGGAAATTGGTTCAGTGGAATGGGTGTGGAGCATCTATTATGCCCTTTGAGTAGATTTTCAGCACTTCAAAGGCAAGCTAACATTACTTTGACATGTATTACTTTTGGAGGAGAAAGAACAAGAATAGGAAGGGATGGTCTAGCTGCTGTTATACAGTTTCTTATAACAAATGAAACAGTGAGGCAGTTGAGAATTCACGATGATGAGAGTTTGAGATCAGATGACTTTGTTAAAATCTTCAGGAGTTTGGAGAAGAATGCTAGCTTGAAATGCTTGTCTCTTCAAGGATGCAAACGTGTGGAGGGAGAGATATTGCTGAAGACAATTATGGAGACACTGCAGATAAATCCTTGGATTGAAGACATTGATCTCTCCAGAACACCTTTACAAAACTCTGGAAGGACTCAGCGGATTTATCAGAGATTAGGCCAGAATGAGAAGACTGAACCAGATATGGATTCTGTCAAGGACATGCCTCTCGCAGAACCCAAGAGTTGCAGAGTTTTCTTTTGTGGCCAAGAATGTGCAG GCAAAACCGCACTTTGTCATTCAATATCACAAAATTTCTCTGCTTCGGCGCTTCCCTACTTGGATCAAGTCAGAACAATAGTGAACCCAGTGGAGCTGGCTGTCAAATCAGTAGGAATGAAGATAAAAACTTTCAAGGATGAGGATACAACGATTTCAATATGGAATCTTGCTGGTCATCACGAGTTTATATCTCTCCATGATCTCATGTTCCCAGGGCATGGGAGTGCATCATTTTTCATCATCATATCAAGTTTATTCAGGAAACCAAGTAACAAAGAACCAAAGAGCTCAACAGAAATTGAAGATGACCTGCAGTATTGGCTCAGGTTCATAGTTTCCAACTCTAAAAGAGCAATACAACAATGCATGCTACCAAGTGTTGCTATTGTTCTCACACACTCTGACAAAATCAACCAACCATCACAAAATTTGCAGAGCACAGTAGAGTCAATTCAGAGACTCAGAGACAAGTTTCAAGGCTTTGTTGACTTTTACCCAACTGTATTCACAGTTGATGCAAGATCATCAGCATCAGTTAGTAAACTCACTCATCATATCCGAACGACAAGCAAGACAATTCTCCAAAGAGTGCCTCGGGTTTATCAACTTTGCAATGATCTGATACAGATTTTATCAGACTGGAGATCTGAGAACTACAACAAGCCAGCCATGAAGTGGAAGGAATTTGGTGAGCTATGCCAATTGAAAGTTCCACCTTTGAGAATTCGATCAAGACATGACAACAAAGAGAAGGTAGAAATGAAGAGAAGAGCTATTGCTACCTGTCTTCATCACATTGGAGAAGTGATTTATTTTGATGAGTTAGATTTTCTAATTTTAGATTTTGAGTGGTTCTGTGGTGAAGTCCTTGGTCAGCTCATAAAGTTGAATGTTAGGAAGCAGCACTCCTCtgaaaacaatggatttattagCAGGAAGGAATTAGAAAAAATCTTAAGAGGAAGTTTGCAGAGCCCTATTCCTGGTATGGGTTCAAAGGTGTTTGAGAATTTAGACGCTAGTGACCTTGTGAGGATGATGCTAAAACTTGAACTTTGTTATGAGGAAGATCCCTCAGATCCAAATTCTCTGCTATTGATTCCTTCCATTCTTGAAGAAGGGAGAGGCAAGCCTCAGAGGTGGCAGCTAAGCATGCCAGACTGCGTTTACGCAGGACGTCATCTTGAGTGTGATGATTCAAGCCACATGTTTCTAACTCCAGGTTTCTTCCCTCGTTTACAGGAAAGAGTTGCTCTACCACACCTCTTTTTCATAAGTTTCCCTGTTTCCAATTGTTTCTTGCAACTTCTTTTTCCTGAAATTATTCCATTCACTTAA
- the LOC137831306 gene encoding heterogeneous nuclear ribonucleoprotein 1-like — MESDLGKLFIGGISWDTDEERLKEYFGKYGEVIEAVIMRDRVTGRARGFGFVVFADPSVAERVIMDKHIIDGRTVEAKKAVPRDDQLNINRQQQSGSAHASPGPGRTKKIFVGGLPSTITESDFKKYFDQFGTITDVVVMYDHNTQRPRGFGFITYDSEEAVDRVLYKTFHELNGKMVEVKRAVPKELSPGPNRSPLIGYNYGLNRASSYLNSYAQGYSMSPIGGYGVRMDGRFSPLTGGRSGFTPFGNTGYGMGMNLDSGLSPTFGGTSNYGSNLGYGRLLNPFYNGNSGRYTTPIGYSGVNGRSDSLMNSPSRNLWGNGGLNNASNPISPSPFLGSGSGAFGVSIGNSGTGWGPSIPAQGGGAASGYGTGNNIYEGGDSSFGLGGAGYGRNNSSGVTPASTFNVSTGGYEGSYGDLYRTGSGSVYNDAAWRSAVSEIDGSGSFGYGLGGIASDDPVKNSEGYIGNYNVTSRQPNRGIAA; from the exons ATGGAATCGGATCTTGGCAAGCTCTTCATTGGGGGAATATCTTGGGACACTGATGAGGAACGGCTTAAGGAATATTTTGGGAAATATGGGGAGGTGATAGAGGCTGTGATCATGAGGGATCGCGTAACAGGTCGTGCTCGCGGCTTTGGTTTTGTTGTCTTTGCTGATCCTTCTGTTGCAGAAAGAGTAATCATGGATAAACACATAATTGATGGGCGCACA GTTGAAGCAAAGAAAGCTGTTCCTAGGGATGATCAGCTCAATATAAATAGGCAGCAGCAGTCTGGCAGTGCACACGCATCTCCTGGTCCTGGACGCACCAAAAAAATCTTTGTTGGAGGTTTACCATCAACAATCACTGAAAGTGATTTTAAGAAGTATTTTGATCAGTTTGGTACAATTACAGATGTTGTAGTTATGTATGATCATAATACCCAGAGGCCAAGAGGTTTTGGCTTCATTACCTATGATTCTGAAGAAGCTGTGGATAGAGTTCTATATAAAACTTTTCATGAACTCAATGGTAAGATGGTTGAAGTCAAGAGGGCAGTTCCCAAAGAGCTTTCCCCTGGTCCCAACCGAAGCCCGTTGATAGGATATAACTATGGTTTGAATAGGGCCAGTAGCTACCTAAACAGTTATGCTCAGGGTTATAGTATGAGTCCAATAGGAGGATATGGAGTGAGGATGGATGGTAGGTTTAGTCCTCTTACTGGTGGTAGAAGTGGATTTACTCCCTTTGGCAACACTGGTTATGGAATGGGAATGAATTTGGATTCAGGATTGAGCCCAACCTTTGGAGGGACTTCCAATTATGGGAGCAATCTAGGATATGGTCGACTATTGAATCCTTTCTACAATGGCAACTCTGGCAGATATACCACTCCTATAGGCTATAGTGGGGTCAATGGGAGAAGTGATTCTCTTATGAACTCACCTTCTCGTAATTTATGGGGAAATGGAGGCCTCAATAATGCCAGTAATCCTATCAGCCCCAGCCCTTTCCTAGGATCTGGAAGTGGAGCTTTTGGTGTTTCAATTGGAAATAGTGGCACAGGCTGGGGTCCATCCATTCCAGCCCAGGGTGGAGGTGCTGCTTCTGGTTATGGTACTGGGAATAATATTTATGAAGGTGGTGATAGCAGCTTTGGTCTAGGTGGGGCAGGGTATGGAAGAAACAACAGTTCAGGTGTGACTCCAGCCTCTACATTTAATGTGTCAACTGGTGGTTATGAAGGATCGTACGGGGACTTGTACCGTACTGGCAGTGGTTCAGTTTACAACGACGCTGCTTGGCGTTCTGCTGTCTCTGAGATTGATGGTTCTGGTTCATTTGGTTATGGTCTTGGTGGTATAGCTTCAGATGACCCAGTAAAGAATTCTGAGGGTTATATTGGAAACTACAATGTTACTAGTAGACAACCTAATAGAG GAATCGCTGCCTAG